The genomic DNA ACCTGGTAGATGACCGCGTCCCGCCACCAGCCTCTGGACGCGTCGGCGCTCGCGGCAGTCGTCCGGGCAGTGGGCACTGCGGCGGGGGCGGCGGCGGGCCGGGCCGCGTCGGCCAGGTTCTGGGTCATGGGCGGTATCCCTCGGGGACGTAGGAAGCGGTGGGTCTGGGGCTGTCCGGCGGATGCTGCCGGACCGGACCGCAGGGCTACTTGATGGAGCCGGCGGTCTGGCCGGCCACCAGGTGACGCTGCACGAGGATGAAGACGACGGCCGCCGGAATGGCGATCAGCACCGAGGCGGTCGACATCATCGACCAGTTCTGGCTGTACTGGTTGACGAAGGTCTGCAGGCCTCCGGCCAGCGTCATCCTGTCCAGGCCGGTCATGAACTGGGAGGCGTAGGCGACCTCGCCCCAGGCCGTGATGAAGGAGTAGAAGGCGGTGACCGCCAGGCCCGGACGGGCCAGCGGCAGGATCAGCCGCCAGAAGGTGCCGAACGGGTTGAGCCCGTCGATCCGGCCGGCCTCGTCGATCTCGGTGGAGATCGTGTCGAAGTAGCCCTTCATGGTCCAGGCGCAGAACGGCACCGAGATGGTCATGTAGGTGAGGATCAGGCCGACCGGCTGGTTGAGCAGGTGGAACTTGCCGAGCAGCTGGTAGATCGGGACGATCAGGATCGCCACCGGGAACATCTGGGTGACCAGCAGGGTCCACATCAGCGGCCGCATCCCGGGGAAGCGGAAGCGGCTGACCGCGTAGCCGGTGGTGGCGGCGAGGAAGACGCCGAGCACCGTGGTGAAGCCCGCGATCAGGACGGTGTTGCCGAACCAGGTGAGGAACTTGGTCTTCGTCAGCAGCTCGGTGTACCCGGAGAACGACGGCTGGTCGAAGAACTTGGCGCTGGTCTCGTGGCCGGCCGGCTTCAGCGAGGTGAGGAAGACCCACAGCACCGGGAAGACCGCGATCAGCGAGGCGGCCATCAGGCCGGCGTGCAGGCCGGCCGACGCCGCGAACGTGCGCTTCTCGTTGCGGCTCATGCTCCCGCCTCGCTTCGCTCGTCGGTGGCTTCGCCAGCGGCCGCTTCGATGATGAGCTCGCTTCGCTCGCTCATTGTCACCACACCTCGCCTTGCTTGCGCAGCGAGCGCCGGTAGAGCACGGCGAACACCACGAGGATCAACAGGATGAGCACGCCCCAGGCGGACGACTCGCCGAACTGGCGCAGGCCGGTGAAGGCCTTCTGGTAGGCGGTGGTGACCAGCAGCTGGGTCTGGTCGCCGGGGCCGCCGTTGGTCAGCAGGAAGATCACCGGGAACATGTTGAAGGTCCAGATCGTGCTGAGCAGGATCACGGTCGAGCTGACCGGGCGCAGCGACGGCAGGGTGATGTTCCAGAACTTCTGCCAGGCGTTGGCGCCGTCCATCTCGGCCGCCTCGTAGAGCTCGGCGGGGATGGACTGCAGACCGCCGAGGACGGCCACCATCACGAACGGGAAGGCCAGCCAGACGTTGACCAGGACGACGGAGACCTGGGCCATCGTCGGGTCGTTGAGCCAGTCGAAGGTCGGCAGGCCCATGGCGTCCAGGGCGTGGTTCAGGAAGCCCCGGTCGTTGTTCATGATGAAGCGCCAGCTGAACGTGGAGACGAAGGCCGGGACGGCCCACGGCAGGATCAGCAGGGTGCGGTAGACCGAGCGGCCGCGCACCTTGCGGTTCAGCATGATGGCCAGGGTCAGGCCGACCACGAAGCTGACGGCGACGCAGGAGACCGTCCAGGTGACCGTCCAGCCGAGGCGGGCCCAGAAGGTGCTGTGGGCGCCGAACAGGATCTCGGTGTAGTTGTCCAGGCCGACGTTCTTGTAGCTGGCCGGGATGTGCAGGAACTGGCCGATCTGCTTCTCGGAGTTCTTGTCGTTCGCGTCCGTGGTCGACAGGTACAGGCCCTGCAGCAGCGGGTAGCCGACGAGTACCGCGACGACGATGCAGACCGGCGCCACCAGGGTCCAGGCGTACCAGTGCTTGCTGACGGCCAGGCGCAGTCGCCCGGGGGTGCCTGCCGTGCGGCGGGGACCGCGGGCGGGAGGGTTCCCGCCCGCGGCCTCGACCGTCGGCCGGCTGGTGGTGGTGTCCACAGCCATGCCCGGTTACTTCCTTACTTCCAGCCGAGGTTCTTGCGGTAGGCGTCGCCGGTGTTCTTGGCGGCCTGCTCCGGGGTCTCCTTGCCGGAGAGCATCGCGGTGTACTCGGTCACCAGCGGGGCGAAGAGGGTGCCGCCCTCGGGGATCCACGGACGCTGGTGGGCCTTGTCGATCGCGTCCTTGAAGAACTTGACGCTCTCGATGGAGGCGACGTCCGGCTGGGCGTAGACCGACTTGCGGGTCGGCAGCACGCCGAGCTCCTTGGTCAGCGTGGCCTGGGTCTCGGCGGAGGCCATGTACTGGACGAAGAGCTCCGAGGCGGAGACGTTCTTGCTGCCCGCGTACACCGCGTAGGAGTGGCCGCCCTGCGGGGCGCCCTGGCCGCCGCTGCCGGCGGGGACGACGGCGATGCCGAGGTTGGCCTTGTCGGCGAAGGCCTCGCCGCCCTTGTTGACGGTGGCCAGGGCCCACGGGCCGTTGATCATCATCGCGGTGTCGCCGGACTGGAAGGACGACATCATGTTCGCCCAGCCGTCGGTGACGGAGGTCTTCGCGGCGCCCGAGTCGACCAGGTCCTTCATGGTCTTGAAGGCCTTGACGCCGGCGGCGTTGTCGATGGAGACGGTCTTGGCGTTGGCGTCCACCAGGTCGCCGCCCTCGCCGTACAGGAACGACAGCGTCCAGTAGGCGTCGTCGCCGCGCAGGTAGAGGCCGGTCTTGCCGGACTTGGCCTTGATCTGGGCGGCGGCGGCCTTGAGCTCCTCGACGGTCGCCGGGGGCTTGGCGATGCCGGCGTCGGCGAACATCTTCTTGTTGTAGAAGAGCGCCATGGTGTCGGTGACCTGCGGGACCGCGTAGGTCTTGCCCTCGTACTTGGTGGCGGCGACCGGGTTGGGCAGGAAGTCGTCGGCCTTGTCCAGGGCGATGGTGCCGTCGAGCGGGGCCAGGTAGTGCAGCGAGGCCAGCTCGGGGGTCCACGCCACCTCGGAGCGGATGACGTCGGGCGCGTCGGTGCCGGTCGAGAAGGCGTTCTTGATCTTGTTCTGGGCGTCGGCGAAGGGCACGTTGACGTACTTCACCTTGACGTTCGGGTACTTCGCCTGGAAGCCCTCGATCACCTTCTGGTAGGTCGGCGCCTCGGCCTTGGCGTCCGACGTGTCCCACCAGGTCACGGTGCCGGAAACCTTGGCCGGGTCGACCGAGGCGCCGGCCGCCGGGGCGCTGTTGTTGCTGCTGTCGCCGCTGCTGCCACAGGCCGCCATGGAAACGGCAAGAGCCGCAACGAGAGCGGAGGCCGCGATGCCACGCCGCATGTGAACTCCTTGGAAAGGGGTGGGGGTGCCCTGGTCGGGACAGGAGGCGCATACTTGCCTTCGCCCCCTCGGGCTTGGGGAGGAACGTAACAGCGATGCAATCGCTCCTGAAAGCCCTTGCAGCAAGTTTCTGAAAGGTTCGGGCGGATCGTTACGTCCGCGTGTCCTGAGGGTTGCCGCTCCGCGCCCGGACACCACGGAGGCCCGCCCCCGACGGGGACGGGCCTTCGCCTTGCGACGTCTTGCGGAAACCCCCGGTCAGGCGACGCCCGGCCGGAACACCGTGGTCGAGCGGAACTCCTCGCCCGGGCGCAGCACGGTGGACGGGTAGTCCGGGTGGTGCGGCGAGTCCGGGTGGTGCTGGGTCTCCAGCGCCACGCCCGCGTACGGGCCGTACGGCACCCCCGCGGCGCCCGTGACGGCCCCCTGGAAGCCGTTGGCGGTGTAGACCTGGATGCCCGGCTCGGTGGTCAGCACCTCCAGCGTGCGGCCGCTCACCGGATCCTCCAGGAACGCGGCCCGGGACGGACTGCCGTCCGCCGGGCGCTCGCGCAGCACCCAGTTGTGGTCGAAGCCGCCGGCCGCCTTGATCTGCGGGTGGTCCTCGCCGATCGCCTCGCCGATCGGGCGGGCGCGGGTCAGGTCGAACGGGGTGCCGGCCACCGCCTCGTACGGGCCCAACGGGATCTGCCGCTCGTCCACCGGCGTGTACTGGTCGGCGTCCACCGTCAGCAGGTGGCCGAGGACGTCGCCGCTGCCCTCGCCGGACAGGTTGAAGTAGGCGTGGTTGGTCAGGTTGATCACGGTCGGCTTGGTGGTGACCGCGTGGTAGGCGATGGTCAGGCCGTCGGGGGCCAGGGTGTACGAGACGCTGACGTCCAGCGCGCCGGGGAAGCCCTGGTCGCCGTCCGGGCTGTGCAGGCTCATCCGCACCCCGCCGGGGATCTGCTCGGCCGCCCAGACCCGGTGCGAGAAGCTGTCCGGGCCGCCGTGCAGGGTCACCCCGTTGCCGGTCGGCGCCAGCGGGTGCTCCTCGCCGTCGATGGTGATCCGGGAGTCCGCGATCCGGTTGGCGTACCGGCCGACCGTGACGCCGTAGTGCTTGGCCGGCCCGAGCAGCGCGCCGATGTCCTCGGCGGAGAGCAGCAGTTGCGCGGTGCGGCCGTCCCGGTCCGGGGCGGTCAGGGTGTGCAGGGCCGCACCCAGGGTGATCACGGTCGCCTCCAGGCGGCCGCTGCGCAGCGTCCAGCGCTCGATGCCGACCCCCGCCCCGCTGGAGTCGAAGGGTGCCCGGTGCACCTCGGTCAGCTCTGCGGACGCCGTCATCGCGTGGTCCTCCTCGACTCCTCGACCCCCTCGGACCCGGCGTGTGCGGACCCGAGTGATCATGTTCGTTCGTCGGGGCCAGCCTAGCCCGCGCGGGGCGCACCGGGGCGGCGTTGCGCCCCGGTGCGCCCCGGTCGGCCAGCTGTCCGCGCGGACTGTGCGATCTCCCGGCGGTCCGTCAGTCCTGCGGCGCGCCACCGCCCTCGTGCAGGCCCAGCGCGGCGGCCAGGCCCTCCGGGCCGGTGCCGGCCTTGCGGTGGACCGCGGCCAGTCGGCGGTGCACCAGGCTCAGCGGCAGCGACAGCTCCTCCGCGATCCGCTGCGGCGGCACCCCGCGGACGGCCAACTCGGCCACCTCCCACTCGGGTTGGGTGAGGGCGTCCTTGGAGAGCGTGCGCAGCCGGTTGGGCCGCAGCCCGGCCACCGCGAGCTCCCGGCGGGAGCGCGCCACCAGGCCGTCGGCGCCGCAGTGCTGGGCCAGCTCCATGCCCTGGTAGAGGTACTCGGCGGCGTCCGGGATCCGCCCGACCCGGCGCAGCGCCGAACCCAGGTCGACCAGGGCGTAGGCGTGCTCGTACGAGGCCGGGGACTGGCCGAGGTAGCCGACCGCGTCCAGCAGCAGCTCCACCGCGCGCGGG from Kitasatospora terrestris includes the following:
- a CDS encoding aldose epimerase family protein; this translates as MTASAELTEVHRAPFDSSGAGVGIERWTLRSGRLEATVITLGAALHTLTAPDRDGRTAQLLLSAEDIGALLGPAKHYGVTVGRYANRIADSRITIDGEEHPLAPTGNGVTLHGGPDSFSHRVWAAEQIPGGVRMSLHSPDGDQGFPGALDVSVSYTLAPDGLTIAYHAVTTKPTVINLTNHAYFNLSGEGSGDVLGHLLTVDADQYTPVDERQIPLGPYEAVAGTPFDLTRARPIGEAIGEDHPQIKAAGGFDHNWVLRERPADGSPSRAAFLEDPVSGRTLEVLTTEPGIQVYTANGFQGAVTGAAGVPYGPYAGVALETQHHPDSPHHPDYPSTVLRPGEEFRSTTVFRPGVA
- a CDS encoding extracellular solute-binding protein, translated to MRRGIAASALVAALAVSMAACGSSGDSSNNSAPAAGASVDPAKVSGTVTWWDTSDAKAEAPTYQKVIEGFQAKYPNVKVKYVNVPFADAQNKIKNAFSTGTDAPDVIRSEVAWTPELASLHYLAPLDGTIALDKADDFLPNPVAATKYEGKTYAVPQVTDTMALFYNKKMFADAGIAKPPATVEELKAAAAQIKAKSGKTGLYLRGDDAYWTLSFLYGEGGDLVDANAKTVSIDNAAGVKAFKTMKDLVDSGAAKTSVTDGWANMMSSFQSGDTAMMINGPWALATVNKGGEAFADKANLGIAVVPAGSGGQGAPQGGHSYAVYAGSKNVSASELFVQYMASAETQATLTKELGVLPTRKSVYAQPDVASIESVKFFKDAIDKAHQRPWIPEGGTLFAPLVTEYTAMLSGKETPEQAAKNTGDAYRKNLGWK
- a CDS encoding sugar ABC transporter permease, giving the protein MSRNEKRTFAASAGLHAGLMAASLIAVFPVLWVFLTSLKPAGHETSAKFFDQPSFSGYTELLTKTKFLTWFGNTVLIAGFTTVLGVFLAATTGYAVSRFRFPGMRPLMWTLLVTQMFPVAILIVPIYQLLGKFHLLNQPVGLILTYMTISVPFCAWTMKGYFDTISTEIDEAGRIDGLNPFGTFWRLILPLARPGLAVTAFYSFITAWGEVAYASQFMTGLDRMTLAGGLQTFVNQYSQNWSMMSTASVLIAIPAAVVFILVQRHLVAGQTAGSIK
- a CDS encoding sugar ABC transporter permease; amino-acid sequence: MAVDTTTSRPTVEAAGGNPPARGPRRTAGTPGRLRLAVSKHWYAWTLVAPVCIVVAVLVGYPLLQGLYLSTTDANDKNSEKQIGQFLHIPASYKNVGLDNYTEILFGAHSTFWARLGWTVTWTVSCVAVSFVVGLTLAIMLNRKVRGRSVYRTLLILPWAVPAFVSTFSWRFIMNNDRGFLNHALDAMGLPTFDWLNDPTMAQVSVVLVNVWLAFPFVMVAVLGGLQSIPAELYEAAEMDGANAWQKFWNITLPSLRPVSSTVILLSTIWTFNMFPVIFLLTNGGPGDQTQLLVTTAYQKAFTGLRQFGESSAWGVLILLILVVFAVLYRRSLRKQGEVW